In the Calditrichota bacterium genome, one interval contains:
- a CDS encoding Gfo/Idh/MocA family oxidoreductase codes for MDDNKAEITLDQSRRDFIKKTVSLGVGVGLAGVAINSCSPKKYAIATKPGLPKIDPIPVVKIGFVGVGMQGSGHVHNFLNIEGVEIKAICDIIPEKVEKMQKLVVEKGHPKPMGYSKDEHDFKRMCETEDLDLVFTATPWNWHVPVMIAAMKNGKHAATEVPAAVTIDECWEMVETAEKYQKHCVMMENCNYNRMEMLIFNMTRKGLFGELINAECGYLHDLRKYKLGGLYEGDWRVKHSIDRNGNLYPTHGLGPVAQCMDINRGDQFDYLVSMSSNSRGLGLYANKELGADHEYSKQKYALGDVNISLIKTVKGLTITLYHDTNLPRPYSRKFTMQGTKGIAEGWPHRIHIEGKSPAHRWEELDSYYEEYEHPLWKKVGKDASWAGHGGMDFIEDYRLIRALQTGTPTDMDVYDAAAQSCVSELTEISVANKSKPVDFPDFTRGLWKTREKLPIIEP; via the coding sequence ATGGATGACAATAAAGCAGAAATTACTTTAGATCAAAGTCGTAGAGATTTTATAAAAAAGACAGTTTCTCTTGGTGTCGGTGTAGGCCTTGCAGGTGTAGCGATTAATAGCTGCTCGCCTAAAAAGTATGCAATTGCAACAAAGCCAGGGTTGCCAAAAATTGATCCGATTCCTGTTGTGAAAATTGGATTTGTTGGTGTTGGAATGCAGGGATCCGGCCATGTTCATAATTTTCTAAATATTGAGGGTGTAGAGATTAAAGCAATTTGTGATATAATTCCGGAAAAAGTTGAAAAGATGCAAAAGCTGGTTGTGGAAAAAGGACATCCAAAACCAATGGGATATTCCAAAGACGAACATGATTTTAAACGAATGTGTGAAACAGAAGATTTGGATTTAGTTTTCACGGCGACACCTTGGAATTGGCATGTTCCGGTAATGATAGCAGCGATGAAAAATGGTAAACACGCTGCTACGGAAGTACCTGCCGCAGTAACAATTGATGAATGCTGGGAGATGGTTGAAACGGCAGAGAAATATCAGAAGCATTGTGTAATGATGGAAAATTGCAATTATAATCGTATGGAAATGTTAATATTTAACATGACCCGGAAAGGTCTTTTTGGAGAATTGATTAATGCAGAATGCGGATATTTGCATGATTTACGAAAATACAAGTTGGGCGGTTTATACGAAGGAGATTGGCGTGTAAAACATTCAATTGACAGAAATGGAAATCTTTATCCAACGCACGGCCTGGGTCCGGTTGCGCAATGTATGGATATTAATCGCGGAGACCAGTTTGATTACTTGGTGTCAATGAGCAGTAATTCACGAGGGCTTGGCTTGTATGCCAATAAAGAACTTGGCGCAGATCATGAATATTCAAAACAAAAATATGCCTTGGGGGATGTAAATATTAGCTTAATCAAAACTGTAAAAGGCTTAACAATAACCCTGTATCATGATACGAATCTGCCTCGCCCATATAGCAGAAAATTTACAATGCAGGGCACTAAAGGAATTGCGGAAGGTTGGCCGCACCGTATTCATATTGAAGGGAAAAGCCCCGCTCACAGATGGGAAGAGCTCGATTCATATTATGAAGAGTATGAGCACCCGCTTTGGAAAAAAGTTGGGAAGGATGCTTCCTGGGCAGGACATGGCGGCATGGATTTTATAGAAGATTATCGTTTAATTCGGGCTTTGCAAACAGGAACGCCAACAGATATGGATGTATATGATGCAGCCGCGCAAAGCTGTGTTTCTGAATTGACAGAAATTTCGGTAGCAAACAAAAGCAAGCCGGTAGATTTCCCGGACTTTACAAGAGGGTTATGGAAAACAAGGGAAAAGCTGCCTATTATAGAACCTTAA